A single Paenibacillus kribbensis DNA region contains:
- a CDS encoding ABC transporter ATP-binding protein: MEQQPVLQINGLTGGYSAKRPVLHQISLDVKPGEMVGLIGLNGAGKSTTMKHILGLMTPQAGEIRVQGHKQEENPEQYQGAIAFVPESPELYPEMTVMEHMEFTARAYGVSEADFRTRSNQMLDLFRMRDKSGSMSMHLSKGMRQKVMIMCAFLAGPPLYVIDEPFLGLDPLGIRSLLDFMLEMKRSGSSILLSSHILSTIENYCDRFIVLHQGAIIAQGTLDEVTAQAGKPGMPLEDAFYELVQGRE; encoded by the coding sequence ATGGAACAACAGCCTGTATTGCAAATTAATGGACTGACCGGAGGATACAGTGCCAAGCGCCCGGTGCTGCATCAGATTTCGCTCGATGTGAAGCCGGGCGAAATGGTCGGACTGATCGGTCTGAACGGGGCCGGGAAAAGTACGACCATGAAGCATATTTTGGGCCTAATGACACCGCAGGCCGGAGAAATTCGCGTGCAGGGACATAAGCAAGAGGAGAATCCCGAGCAATATCAGGGAGCCATTGCTTTTGTACCCGAATCTCCAGAGCTGTATCCTGAAATGACGGTGATGGAGCATATGGAGTTCACCGCCAGGGCTTACGGAGTCAGTGAAGCGGATTTCCGCACACGTAGTAACCAGATGCTGGATCTGTTCCGTATGCGGGACAAGAGCGGAAGCATGTCCATGCATCTTTCCAAAGGGATGCGTCAGAAAGTCATGATTATGTGCGCATTTTTAGCGGGACCGCCGTTGTATGTTATTGATGAGCCATTTTTGGGCCTGGACCCGCTGGGGATTCGTTCCCTGCTTGACTTTATGCTGGAAATGAAGCGTTCAGGCTCATCCATTTTACTTAGTTCTCATATTTTGTCCACGATTGAAAATTATTGTGATCGTTTCATTGTGCTTCATCAGGGCGCCATCATTGCGCAGGGTACGCTGGATGAAGTGACAGCACAGGCGGGTAAGCCGGGCATGCCGCTGGAAGATGCATTTTATGAGCTGGTACAGGGCAGGGAATGA